Below is a genomic region from Miscanthus floridulus cultivar M001 chromosome 1, ASM1932011v1, whole genome shotgun sequence.
GCATGTGCATTCCTATCccatttatatattttttcaatCAGTGTTTCAAAGGCATCCTTAGCTGGTGGATCCAAACAACACCTAACTGATAGTTAGTCAATTATTGATAGTTATCTAGATAATATTAGTTGTGACTTCACCCAAATTTGGCTTAAGGCAACGACAATGTATTTAGATCACCCAATCCATATACTCGGTCCTCACAATAGTCAACcatcatgttcgcttgttggtttcagccagacttattcaacaagccaacagtatttttctctcacaataaaccagtaccagccagcccaaatcagcccagaaaccaatcagTGAACACGCCGAACAGCAATTGTAACAAACCTCACAATGCTCGACCCACACTAGGTACTAAATaggggagagaagagaggaaAGGAAGAACAATAATTATTGCTACTCCTAGGCCATACGAGTGGCTTTTGCTATTGTTTCACTGTAGAGAGATAGCATAAGGTCTAGATAGACATTCTATAACTGTGTTCTTTTTGAGACAAGAAAGTATCTTTTGGACACGTTATTGTTGCCCTATAATAGAGAAGAAAGTACTCCTCCGTGTCAGTGCTAATTGGTCTACCACTTGCAAACAAAAAGGAACCATTTCGCCACACGTGGTGCGGTCGCAAGAAAACATTGCCGGCAACGTTATGCGTGCCACGTGGGACAAAGCCTACACGTCTACACGTACTACAGCAACCGCATCCATTGCGCCATGCCTGGCCATTTGTTGCCCCTCCCCGGCGATCCTGCTGCCACACATAGCTGGACGGCATCCAGCCACCCATTGCGCCCTGTCTGTCCATTTGTTGCCTTGTACTCAGGCAGCGTCAGGCTCATTCGGCTAGCTGGACGGACAGCAGCGCACGCCGGCCATCCCACCCTCGCCAGGGCATCACAGAACAAAATCAAGTATCAAAAGAAAGTGAACCCAATTGTCCTTTCAAGTTTTATCATTCAGGAAAGACGCACTGAGGAAACAAGACCATAACAGCAATTATCGATgtccatttatttatttatatacacATGTGAAAAGCATGCTGACATAGAGCACCAAACTCAGGTAGGTCCATGATAACACTGTATGTAGTTAGATCGTTAGGTCAGGTGTCCACCTCCGAATACAAGACAGCAGTTGAACACACATTCTGAGTCATATGGAAGTATATGTTGCATTACAAGGTTCATGTAACTACATCCATGGCAAATTTGATATCAGGTTTAGATGATGGGGTTTGGTGTAACAAACCCGATGCTGAACCCAAAGGAGATGCAGGTTAGCTCCTCATTGCTGTCTCCCAGCAACTTCATCGTGAGGGTGTAGGAACCCTGCAAGATAAACAATATGCCAGGAAAAGTAGACAATCATTATTTTACCTGCCTCAGTAATCCAGCAAGTCTAGTTTGTTAATAGAACTAAATTATGTGGTGCATTATACTTACTGGCGGGGTGAATGATGGTAATGTCTGTTGGCTAGCTAGCACAAATTCACCTGTTGCTGGGCAAGGAGTCTCATCACAGAGGTTATGAGTTTCTGAGTGGACGTGGAAAATGAAGTATGCAACATCTATCACCAGTTTCCCTTTAGTGATGTTTTTATCTGTATTCACAAACAAAAATATCTCATGACTCATGACTATCCTGTATGGGTCTGGCAGGAAGTAACCAAGTAAATTGAGGTGGTGATACAACATAAAAAATCATTTCGAATGATAAGCAAATTGCAACAGTATAAAACAGGTAATCTAAATGGTTTTTTCAACTTCAGATTCATCCATAGGGCTCCAGTAGCCATATGAGACATTTTCCTAAGGTAAAATAATTATTTGATCTGCATGTCTTTATAAGGTATAAAATAAAAACTAAAAAAATGTATGACCCTATGTCTGCAAATCATGATACAATAAACACCCAAAAATAGTGCCTGACAAATCATATAGACTCAGTATCTAGGGTTTACCATCCTGCTGCCCTAGATAGTTGACAAGTCGAGTTAGGTATAGTATCTCTACTCAAGCGTGAATCAGTATCTCTACTCAAGTGTGCATCCTCTGATCTGTTACACACCTATAGGCTAGAATGGATATTATAGTGTTTTGATGTGTCAGCAAAATTACACTGAGTTTCTATGCAAAAGCTTGCGATGTGTCAGGTAATGcagaccaaaaaaaaaagaataatgagCATTGCAAAATTCTTTATGATGTTCGTTCTCAATCTAAACAATAGTAGCTGCGGCATAATACATGATAGATAACATATACTCCAAAGGCGACACAGTAGCAAGttgttatgttgtaacaaataCTAATGGTTAGGTATCTAAGTTTCAAACAATATACTATCATCTAAATGGGGTTGATAACCAAGGGGTTTGGAATATGTACCAAATTAAGAGAAACAAGATAGTAACAACATAACTTGTGAATAAAGGTTCAACAGGCGATAAAAGGGTGGCTTAAATGCCAAAATTAGGTGGTTAAAACCCACCAATTCTTGATGGATTTAACACAACTTATTCAGGCAGGCACAAAGGCTCACCATAgttccaaacaaaaaaaaatataaaataaaactgTCGGTTCCTAACTTCATATGCAGGCCTAGAACAGGTGGCAGTACCTAATTTCACCGTCCAAAGTCCGAATTGTAATCAGTCTTACATATGGAACAAAAAATATTGAGTAAAGTAGTTGCTTTGTAGGCTGATTATCACCCTGCTTTGTAGTTAAACTCTTAACCTTTGGTTGCAGACGAACTTATGAGCACATCACATAAAAGATAACACATCATTTGTAGGATACAACTAATACACTAGAATAGTCCTCATTGACTGAAATACAGGCAACAATAGAAAAAAGGGTTAAAAATAAGAGAAATCGCTGATTCGGCATGCACACATGCATATGAATTCGCAACATACACTGTTGACTGTTTCATACTTCCATGTGACAACCAACTATTGTCAAGAACAGTCCAATATGGCACCTAAGGATAGAACTTATCTAGATTGTAGCAAACATTCCAATCAAtcctaggcctcgtttagattgcgaaaaaatttcaacccgatgaatagtaccactttcgtcttatttgacaaatattgtccaatcatggaccaactaggctcaaaagattcatctcgtgatttacaactaaactgtgtaattagttattttttttacctacatttaatacttcatgcaagcggctaaaaattgatgtgatggaaagagagtgaaaaaacttgtaatttgggtggcatctaaacaaggccctatgtGCATTACGAAGGGCTTTGTTGTGTTTGGTACACCAGAAATCAGACAATATTGTGAAACAGGGCAACGCCGCTCATCAATGTTACAGCAGGCTTAGTATTAACAGCTCGGATTTGATCCCACGAGAAGCATATCCAATCTGAGACAGTGGCTACACAGGAAACAGGAATTTCCGGGCTAATAAATGGCTAAGCACAGTCGAACTACCGGATGCCACAAATCGCTCTGAATCCGTAACCCGCAACACGGAGGCTAGCCCGTTGACAACCGACAGACTGGTTACCTGTGGAGGCGGAGATCTTGAAGGTGGCCGGCTCCCCCCTGACGACGGGATCGGGGACGACCTCCACGCCGCTCACCTTCACTGGGTAGTCCCGCCCCTTTTCTGCAGAAACACCACGAAATCATCGCcatcagaagaaaaaaaaaaggctcGAAAGCGCAGTCCCGCAAAAACAAAACTCGAGACGGGGACACTTCTAGAGGCGCGCTTACTGCAGTACTCGACGGCGGTGGCGCTGGAGCCGGAgggaaggaggaggagcaccGACGCCGCGGCgaagaggaggcggcggcggttgAGGTGCTTGGGCGTCATCACTGCAGGCGGGCTGTCGCACTCCGGagccttttttttatttttaacacttttttttcaAACTATATGCAAATACATACGGCCCgtttggcttaccccatattcggctggTTGAGTTTGTTTTTtcaaccgaaacagtatttttctctcacaacaattcaaccagaacagtgttttttagccagtttcagccaagattcagaccagcgaacgggaaaatactgtttatttttttcttcaaaacgaACACTTTTGACCGCACCTATCCGCATGGCGCGGCTAAATCAtgctgtcgcgccatgcatggggcACGGCAGGAGCGGCGATGTGGCAGCGACCAGAGCCGCTGGACGCTGACATGGCCAGAGCTGTCACGCCGCAAATCTGGACGCGGCGCTGacgcgccacggcgcatggcgcggCAAGGCCCATCACAAGCCCGCGGCAAGGCCTCTCTTCCTCCATTTCTCTCCATTTCTTTCTCTATCTCCTCTGTATCATCCGCCGCCACTCGCCCGACCACGCCGCCACCATCCTATCACGCCCGCCCATGACCTtgggccctccaccgcgcctccatccctccctctctctccctattACCCTGCTCGAACGAGGCCGCACCCCCTTGGCCGCCCGCGCCCCTCCCTTCCTGTTTGTTTGTGCTCGTCGTCGCCCCCTCCCTTGGCTCGTCCACCGCCGGCCGCGCCTCTCTACCTACGCCCGCACCGCCTCCCTTGGTATAAatgtccatgcagcccgaggcccgACGACCCGGCATGAAGCCCGTATTTTTTGCCCGGTCCAAGCATGGCACGACTCAATGATCAGCGGGCCCGGACTGACCTGGCCCAGGGGTACAGGCTGTGCCTGGGCCATCGCTCaagcccgtgggctggcacggcatggCCCGACCTATAAGGATCGGCCCGGTAGCGTCCCGGCATCCCCCCACCTCCAGTCCCCCGTGGCCTGCGAGGCGGACCAGCCCCAATGGCTCCCCCTGCCTCCCCCCATATATAAGCGCGCAGACACGATGCTCTCTTCCTCACCTCAAACCCTAAATCACTTCCACTCCCCCCGTCACGCTGCTCTCACCTCATCGTCTCGTTTGATGGTGGCGTTCAACTTCCCCGACTTCGGTGACCTCGATCCGCCTGCCACCGGCGAGCTGCTCCCTACTCCTCGTCTCCTCCTACATGATCCCCTCCCTCTCCGCCTCTCTCTTCTCCCTTCTCCCTATCTCCCCTCTTGATCTCAGTGATTATGTGAGTTCGTGTCCCCGACTCCCCATCTATCCCTCCTCGGTCGCTTGCCGTCCTTCTAATTGATGTGTCTTCTCTGGGTGGCCCTCATCTTCTTTGGCACCGGGCTTCGGTTGCGCAAGTACAACCCTAACTCaaaccctcctcttcttccattgATGATTGATCTATTCTGATGTGTTCTTTTcctcctccatctctttgcgcagGTCGGTGGTCAATGTGTCGTCCTCTAGCTGTGGCATAGAGCGACCAAGGCTGCTCCACGCACCATTGAGGAACGATGCTAGAGAGCCCTCCACGGTCGAGGGCGTCATGGCTTGTGCTGATGACGAGATCGTTTGGCCACTCATcggcaacgacgatctgatcgtggTAGGCCTGACccctgaggacgacgacgacacctGTGAGGACGCTGCTACCTTGTTCGGTATCGATGTCGATGGTGACTCTGCTACTCTGATCAATCTGGAcgacggcggtggtgaaggggcgacgACGACTGGGACCCTAGCCTGCTCCAACGGCTCAGCTCTATCTGTTGTTGATAACTCTTCTAGTGTTGGTACTGGTAAGCATAAATCTGCTATGTGGGCTGATTTTAATGAGATATATGAGACTGTGAATGGTAGGAAAATCTACACTAAAGCTACCTGTAAAATATATAAGCATACTTTGTCTGCTAGATCGAATGCTGGCACTAGCcacttgaagaggcaccagaAATCTTGTAAGCAGAAAACTGATCAAGCTGTTAGGGTTCAGTCTTGATTTACTTATAATCCTGATAGTTCTGTGCATAACAGGGACTATAAACCTGATGTTGCTAGATTTGAATTATGtcgcttgattgctaggcttgatttgCCGTTGGGTATTGATGAGACAGATGCATATGAGGAGTACATTATccatgctcataaccctaggtttacTAAGGTTTCTAgtcagaccaccactagagatcttagtAAGCTATTTACTGAATGtcgtaatatgcttaagaattATGTATTGACTGGTGCTTCATCTATTGCTTTGGcatcagacatttggtctggtaatgctaaagagGACTACATTAGTATTGTTGCTCATTATATGAGTGCTAATTGGGAGTTATAGAAAAAGGTTATTGGTCTGAGATTGATTGAGGTGAAGCATACTGGTGAAAATATTACTGAAAAATTGCTTATGTCGTTGAGGAATTTGGTTTGATTGACAAGGTTTTCTCTAtaactctagacaatgcttcttctaatgctaaggctatggatACTTTGACACATATGTTTGCTGGTTATTTGGGTTGTGATTCTTCACCTAAGCTTGTAGATCCTAATCAGCGTAAGTATAGTCTTGTGcattgtgcttgtcatatcattaatctgattgtaaaatctagtttaaagaggttcaaaccttacacaGAATATTTTAGAACTACTATTGATTTCTTAAATTCTTCTAATCAAAGAATTACTATGTTTAAGAACTACTGTACTGCTCaaggtgttagacctagaaagtttggcttagatatggatgttagatggaatgctacataccttatgcttaaacacttggttccatataaggatatttttctgtgttcattaatgcaAATTATGGCTCAACATTGTTGACTACAAGGCATTGGTATATAGCTGAAAAGATATTGGAGTTCCTAGAAATATTTTATGAATCCATAGTTGTtctttctggtgtttactatccaactGGTCCACTTATTCTGCACCATCTGCTAGACATTACTTCTCATTTTCatgcaagtgaaaaagatcaaaatctaatAGCTGTTGTCTATCCTATAAAGCTTAAATTCCTTAATTACTGGTCGGATATACCTCTATTATATTCATTtgctttcattcttgatcctagagctaagttgagaggtTTATTTAATGTTCTACAAATACTTAAAGAGAACACTGGTGTTGATTATAGTTCATATTATGTTGATGTGAAAACTGAAATTTACAAGTTGTTTAACCAATATGAGAGAAAGTctggtgcagctaggtctcagAGGCTTGCACAGCCTGCAAGCCATACAGGTAAGAAAAAATAGACATGGGAAAGAATCTTTGGAGGCCTTGGATCATCtggtgttgttggtccttcccctaCCTCTGCCCGTACTTCATCTCAATTTTGCTTCTATTGTTGGTTGTGAACTCATAGCTTATCTGGACAATGACAATGTCACTGAATATGAGGATGACTTCGACTTACTTCTCTGATGGCatgaccacaaactaacctatcatatcctatctataatggctagagatattataTCTATTCCTGTTTCTACTCTCTTCAGAATCATGTTTTAGCTTGATAGGAAGGATAATTGAAGAGCGGCGATGACGCTTGTTGCTTGAAACTATGGAGATGTTGGCTTGCATAAAGGATTGGGAGTTAggagtgaaagtgcatctagccctttagtggattttggatgattgaatgacaaagtgattaaaggtctaacacatttgctaagtgtggacaggtaatagattatctcacaggtacttaataaaagccaaaatgatgtgttgttgtataaacaatctagttcaagcaaaagacaacaatgcaaatagaattcatgcaaaggcttatttattgtgggattttcatgtactgtgtgaaagcaagcttgtaagaattaattaatgagacatgagggattgcatatggactGATCTCTTATTTAAAGCTTGctcaattgaaatgaaaaagataataatacaaatgaatggttgattcaacacaagatgtgacttgatggcttgagatggtgaagatagcaaggaaaggcttcgaggtactaaacaagggtgaagggcaagcgatggcttggcggccgaagaacctatctagggtgaagaaggaagtacttgcatttagttgaggtactaatcaagctacgatggtcatattgatgtggaggatcaaatctatattggacaaagtgtttgaagtgacttgatgcatttggagttattcatatttgatgaatgaaatcaagtcatgtgctcaagatggctatgctcaagtgacaagatcaatatcaacatgttggcacccttacttgataaagattgaaagagacgacattaattcaaaagaggtcaactcaagcagtataaattcgtttttcctttaatcttgagtttaataggtatgtcgtactattaagagggatgcatcatattgatagataatgttttataagtgcttaagccaacccatgtgagttttgagtatttgagagataaAAGAACTAACTGATTTTTTGTTGGTCTGGTAATACCGGACGTgcccggtatttgtccagcaatgATAAAAGTGTTGTTCTCGGGCTGATTCGTCGGAAGTTCcagcaatggtcgggagttccaacgcctcGTGCTTAAAACCGACTTggaggttcactgtcctggttataccggatgtgtccagtaTGGACGACCAAAGgtaaacggctagttttcaaatgtcttgagagtcggaagttctgacgtaagtcgggagttccgacggtcggaagttttggcataagtcaggagttccgacacctcatatactttaactcagttacatggttttcaaatatgctgagggtcaggagttctaatgtgagtcaggagttccaatggtcgggagttctggcattcatcgggagttccgacgcctcacattgtcactgtaacttagttaccgttggggcagTATAAGTCATACTGGACATGTCtgatatggcaacggctataaaacggcttgttttttccaagggggctataaatacaccCAAGCCtctacctttggaggctgctgattctgctgatacacatacatgttttttagccttgccaactctcccaaccctctcttagtaagtgattgatcaaatttgccaaatcaaattatgggtcgagtgaaattcaaaaagagagcaatccaaccacttgagcacttgtgtatattgtctatttcgtgattcgcatttgttactcttggactctttgatcctagatggctaggcatcgtcggagagcacccgagagattatggtgtgcctcggaaagtttgaaACGGTTGATTTCGctacctcggaatcaactagtggaaggaggaaaaggagttggaaaaaacttcagctagagtgacctttatggtaccctctagggctgaccttcgctgggtcgcccacaaccccctcaatggagagtaggactcgaacgagtccgaacttcggtaaaacaaatatcgtgtctcaattcgcatttcatttgatatttgtgttgctctagctcttgtgtaggctctttgtgtatattgtcatctatagtaggtacctgtagtttggtttgaagatagaaatcaaaaggaacaagttcggggctgatctacagaaatcgtgtatactagacacgtccggtattcataccagacacgtccgatattaaAGCTCAATActtaaaatatttattctctgttctaactttgtattgcagggttgtagcttctagatatattatttataccttgtttactctgtggctaacttgtgaggggtggtattactcttaatttagagtttttattttggaaactcccttttctaattgttttcgATTTAAATGTGTTAATTtatagaaacacctattcaccccctctcccctctaggcagcatcctaggtccttttaaGGAGAAAGAAGGTTACAACATGCTGTTGGCAACCAAGAGTTGAAAGACTCCTTCAAGAATCtttatcttgatgaagatgcatctggggctgctgttgctgctggcaCATCTAGGGCTAGCACATCTAGATCTGCATCTGTGGCTTCTACTGGTACTTAGTGTGTGAGACTTGAGAGTTGTGAGACTTGAGAGTGATCTGTTATCTTTGTATCTGTGATGTGTGACTGATACTGGTGAACAATGGTTTAAGACTTAATTAAGAGCTGTGTTGCACTCTTTTtctctttctagggtttctcacaagggtgagttttacctagaaaggtttttaatgaggcagcattgcacaaacaaCTCAACTATCTTAATTCCCTTGTCTCCTTTGGTGGCTTTTGTTAGAATTTATAATCTATGATCAGTTTATTACTTGTGAATGTGAAATACTGAAATGTGAATGACTTGTGAAATATGATTGTGAAAATAGAGAAGTGTTGAATGAGAGAAGCAGTTTGAGGTGTTTTAAGGGCACCGGTCTGTGGGCTAGCATGGCTCACGGATTTCGCCGTGCTTTAGCGGGCTGTCATGGCATGGATTTTGGCCCGTAGGGCCATGCTTGGGCCGAAGGACAGGCACGAGACCCGGAGGGGCACGGCCCGAGAGGCACGACGTGCCATGTCGCCTCGACCCCCTATGGGCCGTGC
It encodes:
- the LOC136477814 gene encoding uncharacterized protein, encoding MTPKHLNRRRLLFAAASVLLLLPSGSSATAVEYCKKGRDYPVKVSGVEVVPDPVVRGEPATFKISASTDKNITKGKLVIDVAYFIFHVHSETHNLCDETPCPATGEFVLASQQTLPSFTPPGSYTLTMKLLGDSNEELTCISFGFSIGFVTPNPII